ACCTTAACTAACATTTCCCCCAGCCTAATTGTTACCAAATATCCAAACGGAGAATCAGTGAAAACCAattgacattgattgatttatcaagagtCCCCCACACTCGTATCATCTAAATGGTGCTGATATGACCATCTCTTTCATTATTATTGATAGGACTTTGGGTGTTTCACTAAGCAACAATATGATACATGgcttcaattgcattagcctactttttTCAAATAATTTYGTCATTGATCATAACGAAGGTAAGTTTTCCTCTGTCCTCGCTTTTGTAAGACCAGAActgtttcctcgtctcctcactcAGCTGKGACCCGCCTCCGCCagccgcattgttctcaacactaGTTTAAATCAATATACTGTTTTCTAGAAATCGGGGTTRGGGCTCATTACATTTCTGTGATTTCAGACCGGGCTTGGGGTGGACCGGGCTGTAATTGTCAGGCCTGATGAGAACTCTAGCTGTTTCTCATCTCTCTGTTACACAACCACCCCACCACAGGTCTCTATAAAGAAACACAGAGTACTTATCATCTGACTAACAGTAGAAGAGAAGAGCGCACCGAGGGACCTAGGTGTATTCAACCATGGCTCAACCATGTTGCTGTGTTTACTTGTGGTCAAGGCTTCTGGGCTGACAACTAGAGAAGAGCAACAaagaatgaacacacacacacacacggactcacAGTCGCTCTCGGCTTTGAAGAGAAAGGTTCGGTTGGCTGTGACCACCTCAAACTTCTGCTCCCCCACGTTGGTCACCCCCGTAATGGCAGCCGTTGGTATGATCCTCTTAGAGTATACCTCCTGTAACACAACACACCATGACTCATAggaccgctctctctctcacacacacacacacacacacacacacacacacacacacacaaacacacacacacacacagccagaccatCAACAGAGAAACCACAATACAGAGAAACACTAATCCACTCTAACATCATGACCTAGTTAATGTATAGACTAACAGGACTGTGTAGACGGCTGATGGCTACCGCACCTTGTCGTTGTCAAAGTATCTCAGGTAGTCAACATCCAGCTTCACCCATCTCCTCTGGTAGTACAGAgacctgcacacacatacacacagttaggGGTCATatactggatgtgtgtgtgtgtgtgtgtgtggtgtgtggtgtgttatgtacCCCTGGGTTGGGTTCTTATCCAGCCAGCCAATCTTTagaacagggcagggttcaggGGAGGGGCCATCTCTAGGGGGCGGGGCTAGGACCCTGCCTCTGACCGGCAGGTAGACACTACCCTGGAGCGTACTCAGACATAGTCCTGCACGAGCtccgactgagagagagagagagagagaagagagaaaagtgagagaaagaagagagaaaagaaagaaagaaagggagagagaaagaaagaaagaaagagaaagaaaggagagaaagaaagaaagaaagagagaaagaaagaaagaaagagagagaaagaaagaagagagagagagagaaagagagaaagaagagaaaagatcgagaaagagagaatgagaacgAAAGCAGGGgagaagagcaagagaaagagttATTCCCTCTCTCGCTACAGAACAAAGATGTCACCAGAGGTCAGGGGAGACTCACTGGCTGCTGATTGGCTCGTTGTCATCGTCCAATAGTTCATCGTCGCTGCAAAGAGAGTCTACCGTTCCTTCCCCAACCCCGGCACTGGCAGGAACACATCCTATAGGACAACACAGCCGTCACTGAGACACAGCAACACAATAACATTACAGCACTCTAGACACATACTCACAATACACACCACCACTCTTACTCTGTCTGCCATGTTCACAGACTGGGCTTGGAGTAGACTTGGTCTGGATCTTCATATCATCTGAACTGTCACC
This genomic interval from Salvelinus sp. IW2-2015 linkage group LG22, ASM291031v2, whole genome shotgun sequence contains the following:
- the LOC111982744 gene encoding uncharacterized protein yields the protein MLPSMSRTRTNSTTPRLGPGYPTRQSTRSLPAHEKDPQPPPEIRSGDSSDDMKIQTKSTPSPVCEHGRQRCVPASAGVGEGTVDSLCSDDELLDDDNEPISSHRSSCRTMSEYAPG